ATCTTCTAATCTGCTTAATAACTGCCCAATTCTCTCATGTAACATTGGGTGAATAACAAATGATGCAATATCATTTAAAGGTTTCAATACAAATATTCGTTCATGCATTCTGGGATGAGGTATAATTACTTCTTCAAAGGTAGTAATCATATTATCATATAATAATATATCTAAATCTATTATTCTAGGACCCCACGTAAACGTTCTCACTCTCTTCAATTCCCCTTCAGTATCAAGTAAAAAGCTCATTAATTCTTTTGGAGTATACATTGTTTTCACTTCTATAGCTCCATTTAAAAACTTATCTTGATCTACAAATCCAACTGGATCAGTTTCATAAAAATTAGATGTCTTAGTCACCTTGTTTTTTTCTGATTTTTGAATTCTGTCTATCGCTTGTTTTAGATTCTCTTGCTTATCTCCTAAATTAGAACCCAAGGCTATATAAGCTGTATGCCACTCGCGTTCAATCTCAACTGCTGCATATTCAAGCATTTTACCGATAGGTGCCCATGGTTTTTTAACCGTAAGCTTTACTCCTTGTACTCTATCATATGTCATTAATATGTGATCACTTAATTGCTCAGCAGCTCTTTCAATTAAATCATGCTTCTCTTTTTTAAATACACGCTCTAATTCTAAGCAAAGCTGTGCATAATTCACAGTAGCAGTTAGTTTATCGGTCAGACCAGCTTCTAATAAGTCGATTTTCAACTCAACAGAAACTAAAAATCTTTGTCCTAAATCCTTTTCTCCTTGATTAACTCCGTGAAAGGCATATATTTCCAAGTCCTTAATAATAATTTTGTCCATCTTTTCCTCCATTGTTTTACATACGCTTACTTAGCTTCACTATTTCTAATGATTGCGTCAACCATCATAGCTGTCCTTTTATTTTCTAAAACATCATGAACCCTTATAAATTCAATGCCCTTCATAATTCCAATAGCAGTTGTTGCTAACGTTCCTTCTAGTCTCTCATTTACTGGAAGATCTAACGTTAATCCAATCATAGATTTTCTTGAGGTTCCAAGTAATAATGGATAACCCATATCTTGAAATAAATCTAAACACCTCATTACTTCAATATTATGTTCAAGCGTTTTTGCAAAGCCTATTCCCGGATCTAGTATCATATTTTCTTGCGTAATTCCAGCAGACTTAGCTAATAGTATACTTTCATTCAAATCTAATTTAATATCATTTATCAGATTTTTATACTCAGATTGATCTCTATTATGCATAATA
This genomic interval from Firmicutes bacterium HGW-Firmicutes-1 contains the following:
- a CDS encoding 2-amino-4-hydroxy-6-hydroxymethyldihydropteridine pyrophosphokinase: MDKIIIKDLEIYAFHGVNQGEKDLGQRFLVSVELKIDLLEAGLTDKLTATVNYAQLCLELERVFKKEKHDLIERAAEQLSDHILMTYDRVQGVKLTVKKPWAPIGKMLEYAAVEIEREWHTAYIALGSNLGDKQENLKQAIDRIQKSEKNKVTKTSNFYETDPVGFVDQDKFLNGAIEVKTMYTPKELMSFLLDTEGELKRVRTFTWGPRIIDLDILLYDNMITTFEEVIIPHPRMHERIFVLKPLNDIASFVIHPMLHERIGQLLSRLED
- the folP gene encoding dihydropteroate synthase translates to MNIGTKEFIIGKRTYIMGILNITPDSFSDGGLFITIDAAVERAKKMVKEGADIIDIGGESTRPGHKQVTAEEELYRVIPIIEALSKELHVPISIDTWKASVAEMAIRAGASMVNDVWGLKKDRELAKVIAKYKVPCCIMHNRDQSEYKNLINDIKLDLNESILLAKSAGITQENMILDPGIGFAKTLEHNIEVMRCLDLFQDMGYPLLLGTSRKSMIGLTLDLPVNERLEGTLATTAIGIMKGIEFIRVHDVLENKRTAMMVDAIIRNSEAK